One stretch of Harmonia axyridis chromosome 1, icHarAxyr1.1, whole genome shotgun sequence DNA includes these proteins:
- the LOC123685892 gene encoding uncharacterized protein LOC123685892 has protein sequence MNSFVTENTSKARSLWLYVDDLCGKTRPKTEIDSVESSNGQLLTSKKEMVKEFGIFFSEIGKRLAENIDEVPEKEEGERYCDNTTFLFPTSEDEVRGMIRELKNGGAPGNDGIRTELIKNIQDEIMEHIMLLANLCFETAEFPNIFKVGVIKPLFKSGDKTILSHYRPIGLTSNLSKIVEKLLKMRIVNFLEKNKILSDNQYGFRKGKSTQDAIKNVVEKIYQWLDGNKGTVLGPILFIIYMNSLLLMKRKGEIISFADDTVIMYEDSTWKKLKQEAEGDLSIIKQWFGENRLTINLQKTKYLPFVAYQSGLPHMGNLEVDNETSIPEAEYIKYLGVTILIDN, from the exons ATGAATAGCTTTGTAACAGAGAACACTTCAAAGGCGAGATCTCTCTGGTTGTATGTCGATGATCTCTGCGGAAAAACTAGGCCTAAAACAGAAATAGATTCAGTTGAAAGTTCTAATGGACAGTTACTAACATCAAAAAAAGAAATGGTGAAGGAAttcggaatttttttcagtgaaataggAAAACGACTGGCGGAAAACATAGATGAAGTTCCAGAAAAAGAGGAGGGAGAACGTTATTGTGATAATACAACCTTTCTGTTCCCAACTTCTGAAGATGAAGTTAGAGGAATGATAAGGGAATTAAAAAATGGTGGAGCTCCGGGAAATGACGGTATCAGAACTGaacttataaaaaatattcaagatgaaataatgGAACATATAATGTTACTTGCAAATCTGTGTTTTGAGACGGCTGAATTTCCGAACATTTTCAAGGTGGGTGTGATCAAACCATTATTCAAGTCGGGAGATAAAACCATTTTATCACATTATAGACCAATCGGCTTAACATCTAATTTGTCTAAAATAgtggaaaaattattaaagatgcgtattgttaattttttggagAAGAATAAAATTTTGTCTGATAATCAATACGGCTTCAGGAAGGGCAAATCTACACAGGATGCAATAAAAAATGTAGTAGAGAAAATTTACCAATGGTTGGATGGAAACAAG GGGACAGTATTGGGAccaattttgttcattatatacATGAACAGCTTATTACTAATGAAGAGAAAAGGAGAGATTATCAgttttgcagatgacactgtcATAATGTACGAAGATAGTACCtggaaaaaactgaaacaagAAGCAGAGGGagatctttcaattataaagcaATGGTTCGGAGAGAATAGATTAACAATAAATTTGCAGAAAACAAAATACTTACCATTTGTTGCTTACCAATCAGGTCTTCCACATATGGGCAATTTGGAAGTTGACAACGAAACATCAATTCCCGAAgctgaatatataaaatatctagGAGTTACAATTTTGATCGACAACTAA